One stretch of Glycine soja cultivar W05 chromosome 7, ASM419377v2, whole genome shotgun sequence DNA includes these proteins:
- the LOC114418736 gene encoding metalloendoproteinase 4-MMP-like, whose product MFLSVRYSFTLFFILLLLSPSHIASTTPTLAHTLTQSATKIAITNRNIHSLNNAGRGTKITGISQFKRYLHRFGYLQNNNISFSDEFDAVLESALFRYQRNLGLQVTGKLDSNTVSQMITPRCGDPDTNTTPHHHNHVHKTRLTKNFVFFPGKPRWSRSMPMTLTYAFSRENMIHSLSMKEIREAFQRAFTRWASVIPVSFVEVSDFELTDIKIGFYNGEHGDGEPFDGVLGVLAHSFSPEIGRLHLDAAETWAVDFRSTTSEVAVDLESVATHEIGHLLGLSHSSVKEAVMYPSLRPRDKRADLNIDDIKGVQSLYGSNPNFRSEWSLESDMSANQGSAFVEPLRLISSLIIIISLIHSLCSYII is encoded by the coding sequence ATGTTCCTTTCAGTCAGATACTCCTTCACgctcttcttcattctcctccTCTTATCACCTTCACACATTGCTTCAACAACACCAACACTAGCTCACACACTAACACAATCAGCCACCAAAATAGCCATCACAAACCGCAACATCCATAGCCTTAACAATGCTGGAAGAGGCACCAAAATCACCGGCATATCGCAATTCAAACGATACCTGCATCGTTTTGGGTACTTACAAAACAACAACATTAGTTTCAGTGATGAATTTGATGCCGTCTTGGAATCGGCTCTCTTTAGATACCAACGAAACCTTGGACTCCAAGTAACCGGGAAGCTCGATTCCAACACGGTTTCTCAAATGATCACACCAAGATGCGGTGATCCAGACACAAACACAACACCCCATCATCACAATCACGTTCACAAAACGCGCTTAACGAAGAATTTTGTGTTTTTCCCGGGAAAACCACGTTGGTCACGTTCCATGCCAATGACACTAACCTATGCCTTCTCCCGTGAGAACATGATCCATAGTTTGAGCATGAAGGAGATAAGAGAGGCATTCCAACGTGCATTCACAAGGTGGGCTTCGGTTATTCCGGTTAGTTTCGTTGAGGTGAGTGACTTTGAACTCACGGACATAAAAATAGGGTTTTACAATGGGGAGCATGGCGATGGTGAACCCTTTGATGGGGTGCTTGGAGTGTTGGCTCACTCCTTCTCGCCGGAGATCGGCCGGCTCCACCTCGACGCAGCCGAGACGTGGGCGGTGGACTTCCGGTCGACCACGTCAGAGGTGGCGGTGGACTTGGAGTCGGTGGCCACACATGAGATTGGACACTTGCTGGGGTTGTCTCATAGTTCGGTGAAAGAGGCTGTTATGTATCCAAGTTTGAGGCCTAGAGATAAGAGGGCTGATTTGAACATTGATGACATAAAAGGAGTGCAATCTCTATATGGGTCAAACCCTAATTTCAGATCCGAGTGGTCACTAGAGTCTGATATGTCCGCAAATCAAGGTTCTGCGTTTGTCGAACCTTTGAGGTTGATTTCtagtttgataattataatttcccTCATTCATAGTTTATGTTCATATATAatctga